From the genome of Cytophagales bacterium WSM2-2:
ATGGGTTCAGGTATTCTCCAGAGTTAACTGAGAAATTCACTTCTCCTTTTTCACATATTACGTCATGATCTGCAACGATCTCGAATTGCGAAGTCCCAATGTTGACAACCTTCGTACTTGAAGCTTTACAATTAAAATCTCCGTTCAGATCGAGTTTGATGGAATAGGTGCCTAGTGCAGTAAAATTAAAAGTCGGTGAAACCGCATTGGAGGCCTGACTGCCATTGATCTCCCATGAATAAGTGAGTGCACCAGGTCCAACCGAGGTATTAGTCACCGGGACTGATGCCGGCGGGGCGCAAAAAAAACCTTGAACAGAAAATTTTGCCTCGATATCAATAACCGCGGGGCCTGGCAAAACTTTCGTTCCAAGGCAACCGGGCATGTCATTCTTGGCGATCAGAGTCACTGTATTATTTCCCGCCATTTGGTAGATATGGCTTACTTGTGCGGACGAGCTTGTTGTATTTTCTGAACCATCGCCAAAAATCCATTGGTACGATGTTATTGGCACTTCGGGTATTGAAGTAGAACTATTCGTAAACTGAGCGTTCAGGGGGGCACATCCGGGAGTGTATGCCACACTAAAATCAGGCGTTGGAGCCGCATAAACTTTGATGAATGCAATTTTCGTCACTGGGGCGGCTCCGTTTACAGAAAGAGCGACCGTATATGTTCCAGGGGTATCGTATGTCACCTCCGGCTGCTTGATACTTGATGTGTTGTTATTTGGCTTGCCGAAGGTCCAGGCGTAAGTACCTGTCGCTTCGGTCGAAAATGTTACATGCAGAGGGGCGCATCCCTGGACTACGTTGGCCGTGAAATCCTGCGCGACCCCGACAACCGAAATCGCTGATAAAAAACATAAAATGGAATGCCGGAAAGAAAGAGCACAACGGCTGAACATAAAAGAAGCAGATTTGGAGTGGATCAGGAGCGTTTTATAGGCGAACTTTTCAGACGAAGGCCAAATATCAGAATGGGTTGAATCATGATTTGTCCATTTAAATCGCAAGATTAGTTATTGAATGTGATATTATGATTAACATATACATGCTAATGCAAAGCAACGGACTTAGCCTCACTTGCTCGCAAGAAAAATGATTCAAAGAATGGGATTTCTGAAGCACAGCTTGAATGATTTCAAATGTGAAAATGTAAGCCGGTCAGCATACCTTTTTTCTGATAATTTCTCCGACCAATTGAAGTGCCGGTGTTTAAGTTTCAATACCATTGATAAGATACACTTTACTTGAGCGGTTAATTTAATGGACGAAAATCCTCTTGATATTACCGTCTATCAGAAGTACCTGAAAGACTTGTATTAAAATTTCATTAAGGATTCTAATTATTTTAAACTTATAAAACTTAAATCTATCAAATGACATCCCAAAATATGTGAATAGTCGAAATTTGTACTTTATATTCATCTAACCTATGAACCTTTTACCTCGGCCAGGGAGTTATGCGAATGTTGCTTTCGCAATTGTGCTTACCCTCGCAATATCAAGTTGTGAAAAACGAAAAGAATCCGGTGATAACGCTGCCATAAAAATAGATTCGGCAACCAAAGCTATTGCGGCAGAGTTGAGCCCTGATAGTGTTTTGATGGCCACCTTTAGCGGTGTAAACAATTTTGAAGGAGATATCAGTATCATCTTCGAAGACAGCCTTGGTCGTGAGCATTGGTTTAAGCCTGGCAGCGACTCATCAGCCTCAATTTTTTATATGACCGAGACCGAAAGTGAACCACCATTGGTAGAAGTCAACGAAAAACTTCAAGGCAAACAATTCCGGATCGTCTTTGTAACTGAAATGAGGGAAAATGAATTTTCAGGCGAAGAAAATGCAGTCCGAGTCATCAAAGAAGTCTCCATCAAATAATTCCTGCTTTTACGACAAGGCAGGACCCTGCACTTTCTTTCGGGTTATCAGGAAGATGAAAGCAATTAACGACAGGACTGCAGCAAGGCTAAAGCAGTATATGAAGTTCGAATAAGAATTGGCATATACGAGGCCTGATATCAATGCTCCGAGTCCTATCCCCAGTTCCATAGAAATGTAAAGGGAAGCAATTCCGCGACCGCGATGTTCATTATGACTCAGGTCGGTAGCCCAGGCCAAAAGTGTAGGTGACGTTGAACCTTGTGCCAGCCCATACAGGCAAATGCCCAGAATCAACACCCATGCTTGATTCGCTAATCCAATGATCACCATACCAACGACAATCAAGGCAACGGTAATTTTCAGCACCGTTACTCGTCCATAAATATCAGAGGCCTTGCCTGCTATTAATCGCACTGCCAATGACGATACAGTCAAAAAAGTAAAAACCAATCCCTTGTTGTGGATACCGAGGTGTTTACCAAAATCCGGAAGCAATGTGTACACCGCACCATAAGCATAAGCTGCCAGTACCATCACGAGACACGGAGCAATTACCAAGGGCTCGAACAAATCCTCTTTTTTGATTTTGAGTAGTGCAGGTGAAATCGGGTGGCGCTCACGCAACGTCTCCTTCACACTAAGCATGATCATCACTGCAACCAGTGCAAAAAAAGATGATAGATAAAACATCCAGTTCAAGCCCAGCTGATTGGCTACTCCTCCTCCAATGGCAGGGCCTGCGGCCATCCCCAATGCTCCGGCGGTACCCATGAAACCCATGGCTTCTCCACGTTTTTCAGCGGGAATAACATCAGACACATAAGCCGATACTCCTGTTGGGGAAAAACCAGTCGAAAATCCATGAAACAAACGCAGAATGAAAAAACCGTACATGGATGTGAGCCATGGATAAATCAGGCTGCAGATCAGGCATACCAGCCCCCCGAAAATAATGACGGGCTTGCGTCCCAGGCGGTCAGCCAGCTTACCGCTGAACGGACGCGAAATCAGGGCCGTCAATGTAAAGATGGAAATGATCAACCCTTTGTATTCCGCACCGCCCAATCGTGTTAAAAAATCGGGCAACTCCGGAATGATCATGTTGAAGCTCGCAAAAAACAATAGTGCGCTAAGGCACAAGAACCAGAACTGATTAGAATATACTCTCTCCTTCTTCAAGATGTAGAAATAAAAAACCCTCCCCTGCGTAAACAGGGAAGGGAAAAATAAAGTTGTAACACTGAATTAAGCCAGCGAATTAACGCGCTTAGCCAGGCGGCTCTTTTGGTTAGCTGCCTTTTTCCAGTGGATGATGTTCTTCTTAGCCAATTTATCAAGCATGGCAGTAACCTCATTCAACAAAGCTTGCGCTTCATCTTTCTTGGTGGCGCCTAAAAGCTTCTTCACCTGGGTACGGGTTGTTTTGTGCTGATAGCGGTTACGCTCGCGTTTCGCTTCGTTTGCACGGATTCGTTTCTCTGCCGATTTATGATTTGCCATAATGCTCTTTATAAAAGGACTGCAAAGGTAATATCTTCAGATTTGTTAGCAAAATCTGATTTCAAGAAAAACTTAAGGTCTATTTTTCAGCTATTCCGCCTTCAAAAAGCAGCCAGGTGCCCGGATCTAATACTATTTGAGCCGGTTTTGAGGCCAAACTGAAGCTAAAACCCTGGTTTTTCTTATCAATTATCACGGTTTTAACGTCCTCGCCAAGGGCGATCTCCAATGGAAATCTGAATAAATCACCGGTTTGGTCCTGAGTCACCTGGATAGAAAGGTTTTTGCTCGCTTCGTCCCACTGCCAGGTACCTCCGATTTTCGGATGGCCGCCCTTATATATCCATTGCTTAAAAAAGCCCGCCAGATCTTTACCCGAGGCTTCTTCCATTTTGCGTTGCAGGTCGCTTGTCAGAGCATTGCCGTTTCTATAAGTAGCGTAATAATTCCGGATCCCCTTCCAGAAGTTCTGGTCCCCCATTTCATGACGAAGCATGTGCAACACCCAGCCGCCTTTTTGGTAAGAGTTGGTGGTCAGAAGCTTCATTAAATCCGTGATCGTTGTGTCCAAAACAGGATTAGGATTCTTTGCAAAATATTTAACGACCTGCTCGCGATCCGTTTTCTGCTCCTTCACGATACGGTCATGCCCATACACGTGTTCGAGATAAAGATTGGCGAAGTAAGTGGCAAAACCTTCACTTAACCACACGTGATACCAGTCTTTCTCACTGGCAGAGTCACCAAACCACTGATGAGCCGTTTCATGTGCGATCAAACCCTCCACATTGCCCTTGCCGGTGACTGAATTTTCAAAATAAAAAATCGTACCCGCATTCTCCAGTCCGCCATAGCTTGTCTTGGATTGCACGTTGGCCAGTTTGGCGTAAGAGTAAGGACCAATATGCGTATGGAAATAATCCAACACTTTGGAGGAAACTGCGTAGTCATAAAATCCCTCGGCTTTGTTTTGAGGGTACACCCAACTTTCTACCGGAATTCCATCCACACGTCCCGAGACTTCCATCGCAAACCGGGCAATACCAACCACCATCACCTTTACCGGGATGGGAGCTTCTTCATGATAACGAGTGAGTTTACGCTTCTCGCTGATGTAGCTTTCCTCCACCTTTATACCACTGGCAACAACCGAGTAGTGCATCGGTGCGATGATGCTGAAATCAACAGAGGCCTTGTCTGAAGGATGGTCAACCACGGGTAGCCATTGGTGTCCGCGATCAGGCCAATTGTCTCCGAAGAAACCGCGGTCTCCGAATTTATTTTTACCAATTACAAGACCATCCCCGGGTTCACCGCGATATATGATTTTGAAAACCAGCGTCTCGTTTGCCCTGGCAGGAGCAGTCAGTGCAATTTTGATCTTACCATTGGCGTGCGTGTAGTTGACTTTAGCTCCATTTAATGTCACCTCCAATGTTTCCATTCCCCTCCCCTTGCTGTCCTTTGAAGACAAATCGAGCGAAAATGTGGAAGTCGATTTTTTAAAAAATATGGAAACTAAGGCTTCGCCATAGATGACATTCGTAGTGTCATTCAACTCCAACAGAAAATGGTAATGACGAACATCAATCGCATCATTTTTCGGATATGGGTCGGTCGCCCACAGCGAGGTGCTTATCATTAATAAAAATAGCACGCTGGTTTTTTTCATCGCTCGTTTGTTTTAGGGGTTATGTCCAGCTAAAATCTGAAATCTATCATTTATCCCCAACTCAATTTTCACAGCCGGTTACTAAAATGAGCTCAAAGTTTGGGTAAATAAGTTAGGTATGTGTGATGAATTCTCAGGTAAAATCAAAAGCGATTTAATAGAAAAAAGAAATCCGGTTTTCACTTTACATTCAATAACAGGCGTTTTATTTCATTCTCAATGTCAACTGCTAAGTGTTGCTTCTTCAACAGAATTTTTTTTTTCAAATTCCCGCCGAATTTTAGAAATCTGATTTTTATGCTGCAGGCTTTCATTCACACAGGTGCGCGCGCGGATTACGAATCCTGGCTCAGAGAACGAATCATCATCTCAAATAAAACATTCTTACTGTTGATGCTGGTGGTTACCCTGAACCTGGTCAATTCCCTAGTCAATCATGTTCCGTTGGTAGCAACTTATTTCATTGCCTGCTATCCTGCCGGCATCCTGGCCGAAATTTTGATCTACTACGGGCTTCATGCAGCAGGCCGGGTTCTACTATCCATCGTTCCTGTCTTTGTATCAGCTATACTTCAGGGGGTATTTCAAAGCGAAGGAGGAGACCCAAATGCACCGGCCTGGGGATACATTATTCTATTTCAGATTATACCTTTTGTTTTGCTGGCTCCCCGTGAAAAAGCGGCCAGAAGAATTGCCGTAGGGTTAAACATAATCATGGCATTGAGCTATGAATTTTTCAACCAGTGGATGGAAACTGACACAGCTATCATATTAAAACCAGAACAGGTTTTTGTTTCCATCCTCATTTCACTCGTGATGATCCTGGGTTTACTGTGGGCAATTGATGGGATATTTATTCAATCTCAAAATAGCACTCAAAAATTAGTACTCGACCTGGAGAAGGAACGGGAAGACCAGAAAAGCGCTCGGGATAATTTGAATAAAACACTGGAGGAACTTAATTCGGCACGATTGGCAGATGAAAAACAGAACTGGGTTAACTCGAATTTTGCCAATCTCTTGTCGCTGATGCGGCAGGATATGGGTGGTGAGAAATCTTACGATATAATTGTTCCGGTTATAGTAAAGGTTCTCAAGGCAAATCAAGCTTCGCTTTTTCTGTATTCTTCCGAAGAAAATGAATTGTGCCTTACAAGCGCCTACGCCTATGAACGAAAAAAATATACTGAGAAAAAGATTCAGTCAGGCGAGGGCTTGGTCTGGGAGTGCTTCCTTGATAAGAGAAGCATTCTGTTGACAGATATACCGGATAATTATGTATCGATTACCAGCGGTCTTGGTGAGGCCACTCCACGGTTCATCATGATCTTACCACTCACAAATCATGATCAGGTTGAGGGAATACTTGAGATTGCTTCGTTCCAGGTATTCGACAAATACCAAATCGAATACCTCAACAAAGCAGGTGAAGCCCTCGGAGCATTCATTGCCAATCAACGGATTTCGTCAAGGACCGAATTGCTGCTTAGACAATCGCAGAATGACGCGGAGCAGCTTCGTTCACAGGAGGAGGAGATGCGCCAAAACATGGAGGAGCTTAGCGCTACACAAGAAGAGATGACCCGAAAAAATACTGAGATAGAAAAAATGTTTCAGCAGTCACTCCAAAAAGAAGCCGAGCTAAATGAGCGACTCAATGAAATAGCTCTTCTTAAAGAAAATGAGAATCAGAAAACGCAGGAGCAAATAAATTATATCAACAACTATCGAAAAACATTGCTTGGCATACTTGATCACTTGCCTCATAAAATTTTCCTCAAAGATGAACAAGGAAAAATGGTTATTGTGAATACTGTTGTGGCTGATGCTCATCACATGACTGCCGAAGAATTGATTGGTAAAAGTGATTTTGACTTTGTGGACGCAGAAACCGCCCAGGAATGGCGTAACCAGGAATTGGAAATTGTAAGGAGAGGCTCGTCCTCTTACGTCCATACGGATACTATTGGAGGGGTATCGAAGAAATTAAAAACTACAAAGTGCGCTTTCTTCATTCCACACCTGAACCAAACAGGGTTACTAGGTATCCAGACCGAGCTCGAGAATCACAATGACGAAGCTGAAGTAGCCGCAACCTAAATAGCTTCTCAATTTTCAAGTTGACCCAATTCTTCAAAGCGGAGTTTGAGGTCTTTGAGCCTTTGTCTCACATTTCGGCGAAGAACGCCTTTCGTGATGGGTGCGAATAAACTGAACGGAAACCGGAGTTTAAAAGAGTATACAAAAGTGACCAGTGTGTGTTCATCAATGTCTTTGAAGTTCCACGAGGCAGCAAAGTCGCTGAACATGCGTGGACCTTTGGTCATTTTTACGGCCGTTACTTTGGGCCTGTTAAAAGACACATATTCCGTCTCCATCCCCAACCCGTTTTTGGCAACGCACCAGGCCCTCACACCTTTGTCAGCGCGTGAGGCATTAATCAATTCAGCCTGAATCAAAAAAGTATCCCACTTCAACCGGTTTTTGTAGTCCTGAGTGTAATCAAAAACCTGAGCTGAACGGCCTTTGATCCGGATACTTTCAGAAAATTTGACTGCCATCACTCATGGGCTAATGTAAATTCAAAACTACTCAAGAAATAATTTCGAATAAGAATCATTCAGTCGTTTATCCAGTGTCCAGAGAGACAAATTGTATTTTACTGAAGCGGCCAAAATGTAAGTATCGATTAGCCCGACACCGTTTGTGAAAAATCTAAATTTACTTGAAAGCTTGCCCGCCTCAATAAACAAGTTTGATTCGTCAAGTTTGGGAAGGTTTTGCCAATAACTCAGTATTAGTTTTTCTTCATTTTCATTTTTGACACCTTGAAGCAATTCTCCAAAGACGCAACTCAATGCCACAACCTCATTGTTTTCAATCAACAATTCGACTCTATCGGAAATTGCTTGGTTGGATTGTCGGAAATAGTCGATCCAGACAGAAGTGTCAATAACAATCATCCCCCCCTGTTGATCTTCCGGATATTCTCAGCAGTAAAATCCTTGACAAACTCTAAAGGGCTGTTCTTCAATTTTTTCATCGTTTTCTTTAGTCGCTGCCTATGGATATAGTCCGTCAACGCAATCTGTAGGCTTTCTGTGATATTCTTACCCCCTGAGAACCTCTTCACCTCATTAATCATCTCCTCAGGGAGTAATGCGGTAACCTTCATAAGTCTTTTTGATTATTCAATTAAAAATACGATTAATCATCGTATAAAAAAATATTTTCCAAACCACTCCCAGCTTCCAACCACAAGACATATCTTGCAGCCGATGGATAATTTTGTTGTCTCCGCCCGTAAGTACCGCCCGCTTGGTTTTGACGAAGTGGTTGGGCAGGAGCACATTACAACAACCCTCAAAAATGCCATCGACAATAACAAACTGGCGCAAGCTCTTTTATTTTGCGGACCCAGAGGTGTGGGTAAAACCACTTGTGCCAGGATCGTAGCGCGACTGATCAACGGCTTTGAAGAAAAGGCCGAAGTGAACTCGCTGAATATTTTCGAGCTGGACGCTGCCTCAAACAATTCGGTGGAAGATATTCGCAATCTGATCGACCAGGTGCGCTACCCACCGCAGTTCGGCAAATTCAAAGTGTATATCATTGACGAGGTTCACATGCTCTCGAATGCGGCCTTCAATGCCTTCTTGAAGACACTGGAGGAACCTCCTTCGTATGCCATTTTTATCCTTGCTACTACTGAAAAACATAAAGTCATCCCCACGATTTTATCACGGTGCCAGATTTTTGATTTTAACCGGATCCAGGTTTCCGATATCGCAAAGCAATTGAAAAAAATTGCGGAGCGTGAGGGAATTTCTGTTGAGGATGAAGCACTTCACCTGATCGCTCAAAAAGCTGACGGAGCCTTGCGTGACGGCCTTTCCATTTTTGATTTAATGGTGACATTCTCTTCCAGTAATAAAGTCACCTTTAGGGATGTTCTAAATAACCTGCATATTCTCGACTACGACTACTACTTCAAAATGGTAGATGGTTTGTTGTCAGAAAATTCAACAGGACCGATGCTTTTGCTGGATGAAATTTTGAAAAAAGGTTTTGACGGCCAGAATTTTATCACTGGCCTTGGAGAGCATTTTCGTAATCTTTTGGTATCCCAGGATGCCAGGACAGTAACATTGATGGAAGTCCCGGAAAGTGTAAAACAGAAATACCTGGCACAGGCACAAGCAGCGCCTCCCTCACTCCTGTTGTCGTGGCTGAATATTGCCAGCACTTGCGACATTAACTACAAAGCAAGCAAGAATCAACGACTGCTGGTAGAACTTGCGTTAATGAAGATGGCGTATGTAAACGCTGCGTTGACTACCAACGGCAACTCTTCTTCAGAAGCAGGATTAAAAAAAAAATTGAACTAGAGCCCGCACCTGCTGCCAAGCCGGTCGTTGAGACAGAAAAAACTCCCGTCGTCACTCTACCGACAGAACAACCAGTACAAAATCCACCGGCTACTCCGGTTGAAAAAACACCAGTAGCTAAAACTACAAACTCGACTTCTACACGGCCAAAGAGTACGCTCAACCTGAATGCAATTCTCAAAGCAAAAGAAATTGCCCCTGAAACATTGCCACAGATCCAGGAGCCTGTCGATGTCAAGCCACTCACAGAGGAACAACTTCGCTCAGCCTGGTCCGATTTCGCCATGCAGCGAAAAAACCAGGTGGCTGAATTTCATTTGCTAAGCCGGACCGTTGATGTCCAGGGGTCGACAGTAACAGTAGCTCTCGCCAACACGGTTGAGGAGCCACTCCTTCAATCGATACTCCCGGAGTTGCTTACCTATTTAAGGGGCAAGCTGAGCAATTCATCCATTAAAGTTGAAAGTGTATTTAAAAAGGAGGACTCAAAGAAAATTGCTTACACCAATAAAGAGAAGTTTGATTTGCTTGCGGAAAAAAATCCGATGATCAAAGAGCTGAAAGAAAGGCTGGGGCTGGACCCTGATTTTTAATCAAGAAATCATTTTCCGTCGTGTCGAACATCTGGACAACTATTCCCCTTGAAGACTACGAAAGACATATGTCACACGAGACCGTTGGGCAACTGGACTTGCTCAATCGGTTAACACAAAAATACTATCAACTCCTTAAACCGAAATCAATTCTGTTTGCAGGGGTTTCCGGTGGAAATGGACTTGAATACATTGACGGTAGTGTTACTGATGAAGTTGTTGGCATTGACATCAACCAGGAATACCTGGGCGAAACATCCAAAAGATATTCTAAAAAAATCCCCGGGCTTCGGCTTCTCTCCATTGACATCCTGGATAGAAAAGGCATCATGAAAGCCAATTTTATTTGGGCAGCCCTGGTTTTAGAATACACCGGAGTCGTTCCGTTTTTTGAATTCGCCTTAAATAATGTTGCCAGCCGCGCGGATTTAATTATTTCTATACAATCGAATAACGGAGTTCAATCCGTAAGCGCTACGGGGGTAGACTCTGTCAAATCGTTGGGTGAAATATTTCAGCTGGTAGAACCAACAGAGTTAACCAATACAGCCACAAAATTCGAATTTGATCAACTCAACTTCGAAGAGAATTTTCTTCCCAATGGAAAATCAATCAAGACGTTTCATTTTAGAAAGAAAGCTTAAGAAGTTCAGTCAGAGTCATGGAAATTTATATTATAAGCGGGTTGGGAGCAGACGAACGTGTTTTCAAATCAATCGATTTCGCTAATTCCAATGTTAATTATGTCAAATGGATAACACCTAATCATAACGAGTCTATTGAAGGTTACT
Proteins encoded in this window:
- a CDS encoding MFS transporter, translating into MIIPELPDFLTRLGGAEYKGLIISIFTLTALISRPFSGKLADRLGRKPVIIFGGLVCLICSLIYPWLTSMYGFFILRLFHGFSTGFSPTGVSAYVSDVIPAEKRGEAMGFMGTAGALGMAAGPAIGGGVANQLGLNWMFYLSSFFALVAVMIMLSVKETLRERHPISPALLKIKKEDLFEPLVIAPCLVMVLAAYAYGAVYTLLPDFGKHLGIHNKGLVFTFLTVSSLAVRLIAGKASDIYGRVTVLKITVALIVVGMVIIGLANQAWVLILGICLYGLAQGSTSPTLLAWATDLSHNEHRGRGIASLYISMELGIGLGALISGLVYANSYSNFIYCFSLAAVLSLIAFIFLITRKKVQGPALS
- a CDS encoding peptidase gives rise to the protein MISTSLWATDPYPKNDAIDVRHYHFLLELNDTTNVIYGEALVSIFFKKSTSTFSLDLSSKDSKGRGMETLEVTLNGAKVNYTHANGKIKIALTAPARANETLVFKIIYRGEPGDGLVIGKNKFGDRGFFGDNWPDRGHQWLPVVDHPSDKASVDFSIIAPMHYSVVASGIKVEESYISEKRKLTRYHEEAPIPVKVMVVGIARFAMEVSGRVDGIPVESWVYPQNKAEGFYDYAVSSKVLDYFHTHIGPYSYAKLANVQSKTSYGGLENAGTIFYFENSVTGKGNVEGLIAHETAHQWFGDSASEKDWYHVWLSEGFATYFANLYLEHVYGHDRIVKEQKTDREQVVKYFAKNPNPVLDTTITDLMKLLTTNSYQKGGWVLHMLRHEMGDQNFWKGIRNYYATYRNGNALTSDLQRKMEEASGKDLAGFFKQWIYKGGHPKIGGTWQWDEASKNLSIQVTQDQTGDLFRFPLEIALGEDVKTVIIDKKNQGFSFSLASKPAQIVLDPGTWLLFEGGIAEK
- the rpsT gene encoding 30S ribosomal protein S20 — encoded protein: MANHKSAEKRIRANEAKRERNRYQHKTTRTQVKKLLGATKKDEAQALLNEVTAMLDKLAKKNIIHWKKAANQKSRLAKRVNSLA